The genome window TAATTTGGGAATAAAATCCaggatatcttttttctttccactgaaTAACCATATTATCTGCTAAACAGACTTAGTCTAATGGGATAAATTATTCGCTGCACTTTATACGTCTACCCTATCTGGTGCGTTCAAAGCATATAAACTACTTTTTGTAGATTAGTTTTTATTGCAAACACTTCTTTTCTTCAAagctggtctttttttttttttgccaaatgttTGCTTAATTAtatcattaaaatgaattttgggAAGCCCCTgcatttaaaacttatttttaaccaaaataaaaataaatttaacttaaaaatcttactttttaaGGGAACCTTGAAGTGGGTCTACCTGTTGAGGTGTAACTATTAACAGTTCAAATAAATTACATTATCTAGGTTGACTGTAATGAAAGTTGGCTTACTTGCTTCACCTAAACAGGGAAGTTGGCATGTTTGCCTAGCAACAGCCGCTGAAACCTTCTGTTGTGGAAGGTTCCCTAGGAgtgagaagggaggaggaggaaaaactgGAGGAACAGATTAATCTTTTTTTCCCAGCAGGAGACGGGAGGCCTGGCTGAGGAGGGAAATGGTATCCAAAAGATAGCCTTTAGATTAGCACACACCCACCTAATCCCTCCATGGTAGCTAGAAATTTGCCCTTGTCAGGACTGGGGTTACTATTTACTGGGTTGAAGAGATGGTTACTGATTCAGCCCACTTCAAAGAGACTTAATTCCAATCAGTATAAAGGCATCAATAGGTCTTCTAGAAAGAAGCTGAAATTTGACTAGCAGGACGGTGTTAGCAACTAAAAAGAACTGTTCTCTGCTCAGAATTTAGGAAGGTGTGTGatatattatttacaaataatataaaaacattgGCTGTTACAGTAATTGAATTTATCAGCTTAAAAACAGAAGCTTCTCTAAATATAGTACTTCTCTTGGTGTTGGGGATGTATGCAGGAAAGAAAGGACAGGACAGCAAAATCTCTTCTCTTGGCCAGACCTGAGGAAAAAACAAAGGGATGATAATGCAGAAGAGTATTAATTGCGTGCTTATTTGAGGACCGTCTCTCTCTATTCTAgctgatttattttgaaattaggaCTGTATGGTATAAGAAGAATccccatttctctcctttcttaaaagcaaatgtttggttaAACTGAATTGTCTTGAAGGGGTCTCCCATGACCCCAAATGAAAATGACTTCTTTTCCATAAGGGAGAAGAGACTTTCAATAACCACAAGGTTAGCTTTGAGATCCGAGTTTTTTTTTCTAAGAGCCAGTTCTTTTCCTGTCCTCCCTCAGACAGCTGTTAATTGGTCACATAGGCCTGGAGAGACGTTTTGAGGCAGTCGAGTGTCCAGGCCTTTGGACTGTTCAGCCCTGTTGGGAGGCTGAATTCTTCAGAGACTCTGTAAAAGGAGTGACTAGGGCAAAGCTGATGTGATCAAGAACCAGGATAAAACGAGATAAGAACAAATTCTTCTGAAGTGTAGGAGGAGAGAcgtgaaaaagaaacaagagtagAGGGACGGGTTGAGATAGCCAAGGGACTAGAGGTGAGCGCCGGACCGGTTGGAAATGTCAGAAATTTTCCAATTCACCCTCGCCGTCTGGCCACTTGCCCGCGGGACGCCGAGGCGCTGGGGGGGCCAGTTCTTCGGCTCAGGGCGTGGGTGCGCGCCGGGTCCAGGCGGGGAGCGACGCCGCCCTCCCTCCACGGCGTTGGTGGCGGGTGACTCAGAGCTTTGCTcccgcgcccgccccgccccctccgctTGACCCGCCCCCGGAAGGAGGAGCCTCGCCCTCGTCTCCGCCCCAGTCTCTGGGGCGGGCCGGAGCCcgaggaagaggaaggggacgAGGACAACGAGCGACGGGgcggaggaagaggaggaggaggaggaggaagaggaggcagacCAACAAGATGGCCCCTGCTGCAGGAGCAGCCTCAGCAGCAGGTGGGGGGCCGGAGGCGGCGctggtggtggcggcggcggccgTGGCCCGGCGGCCTGGGACAGAGTCAGAGTCGACGGTGGCAGCGGCGGCAGCGGTGGCTGCCCCGGCGGTGGCGACAGCCGCGGGGACTcggagctgagaggagctactgcTCGGACCAGCGCGGTGAGCGAGCggcaggcggcggcggcggcggcggcggcgtggGGAGCCGGGCGGCCGCGGCCTGGCCTCCGTCGGGAACAATAGGCGGCCGCGGCGGGGCAGGGTCTGTCCTCGGCCGCCCTCGGCTCCTCGGCCGTGGCGTCCGCCCGCCCGGTTTCGGACCTCGCCGGTGGTCCAGGGGCTTGTCAGTGGCCGGCGTCCTTTAGGCCTCAGGCCTCCGCATGCCGCCGGGAGGGCCTGCAGGGGTGGGTAGGCCGTGGGAAGGTACAGACGCCGCCCTGGACGAGGGGAGGGCGAGGGAGGCTTTGGCCATAGGGAGGGGGCCACCAGGCTGCCCAGCCCCTCTGTTAGTCCGAGGACCTCGGCGGGTGCAGAGAGCGCCCAGGGGATGTTTTTTGGACCCTCAGGCTGCGGGGGTGGAGGTGGTGAAGGCGTCTGTAAACAGGCGCCGCCTCTGCCTCCCTGCACCTCAAGGCTGCTCCTTCTCCCCTACCCCTTACGCGCTCCCCTTCCTTGGCCAAGTGGGTTTTACGAAGTCTGTTTGCCTGGAGCTACTGCAGAGCGAGCCCGgtagtctttttttcttcccgGCGGCGCTAGGGCGGTTATGTTTgcaggtgtttaaaaaaaaaaattaagtgcacAACACCAAGAAATCTACCAGGTAAAATGTGATTATCGAcaaaggatggagagagagagagagctaaagGCTGTTCCTCTTTAAACATCTCTAGGCATCGGTTCTCTGTAAACATCAATTGTGTTCGCGTCCAGGGTGAGAGTGAAACAAGGGCTCTTTTGGAACGGTAAATAATATAACTCTTGACATCCCAGAATAGTCCCAGAAACTGGAAACAAAGCCGCTTACTGGCAACGCGGGGACAAATTGTAATGTTTGAATagaacttttcttcaaaggaaccGTTTTAAATTATTAGTGTGCCTCATAAGAAGCAATATTAACTAGATAAAATAGACCGAATGAAGCATTTcttcaggagacagaagaggTTCATCGCCAGGCTagaacttgtcttttttttttttttttttttaacaattttcaaaaagtagaaacaactgtTCTCTGTTGAATGTTTAGGCTTATCAAGACGCATTATAGTTGCCCTGTGTAGTGATTTCTGAAACGTCAACAATTAACTACTATTTCTCCTAAACTTAATTTCTCAAGGAGGAAATTATCCAAGTTATTTCTATTTCCGTTTCTACGGCGGTATGgagaaatttatattaaaaatgtttgaatGCGTCCGAAAGACTGCTTTGCACTATTTAACATTCACTCTCATGGTCCAACTGGTTTGCGTTCTTCACAGGACCTGTGCTGTGCAGAGAATATGCCAGTTAATATCTTTTACACAGTTTTAGGGTGAACTTCTAGTTAGAATTGTTCATGTCTGTTGTAATTTAGAGCATTTTCAGGTTATATGAAGTTTATTGAGAGGCACTGGTCCTTGGTTCTTCCACAAAAACTCACGGTAAATAGACTAGCAATTGAATAAACGTAGAGGTTGgactattttattgttgtttagaatTGAAGTATAATAGATGAATAtgaatgactttcattttatGTCTAGTATAAATAACGTTGCGGATGTTTTGACTTTTTAGGTAGTAGGGAAAGAACAACTTTCACATGGCTCCTGCTGATGTGAATTTTCTGGGAATACATTTCAAAAGggacatttttaaagtgttcaaaGTTATAATTTAATcagtcagtcttttttttttttttgctgaattttGTTAGATTGATACAGAGTGCAAGTAATCTCTTATCATGATACTTAAATTTATCTGTGACTGATACTTGAATTTATCTGTGACTCTAAACCCATTAGAGCAATTGTTACTACAAAAACTCATGATTTTGTAAATTTTAAGTGGTCAGTGTGCTTTGTTGTGAAAACAGATCTTGTATTAAGGACTAATTTGCCTCATCATCTTCctgaaaacaaagatttttaagtGTTGATGGTTTTGTGTTTGAAATTAGATGCTGACCCAACAAGCATTGAGGCTAGGTCCCAATTTCTATTCGATATTGAAAAAGCTCTTGGAGAATTGTGCTTTTGTTTGTGTCAAACTATTTTAAGATGTGATCCCTCAATTGTCATGTTCTCAATATTAATGTTTATTCCCATTATGTCAGTTCAGATTTTCTCAAGTGATAATTTAAGAATTTCCTCTAAGAAGTTTTGGGACCACAGCTTAAGAATTAGATTTGTATTTTTGAGGTAATATTAAAAGTTACTATATGTTTGATTCATTTGAAGAAATTTGAAAGgctttttttaatacattaaaaatctaaaatgacagtttttcaaagcatatttataaaatgaataaaaatatttgcatttatttctcctAATTCGTCTGTAGTATTGGTggtattctcattttatataggAAGAGTCTCAGTCTAAGGAGAAGCTACTATAACTGGCAAAAAGACCACTTAATTAATAGATGAAAAAGCTTACTCAAATCCAAGTCTTGTGACATAACTTATTAATAGATCTTTTACTACTGCTACTCCTGCCATATGTCCCAAGGTTAAATTTGCATCTCCTTTATGacggatttcttttttttaaactatgaactATGTTTTGTAATATTGAGCTTGCCTTTTGTGCTAATATcctttctattttcattatttgtaCCCTGCCAGTATTCACTTACAAGTTTGAGAAAGTATTTACTCATGTAAATTACAGAAAAAACCctcatttttggttttattaCATCTGAATGCCATACATATAGAAACTCATACTGTTTACATAGAACAAATTTGTGGTAATGTTGTAGTTGTTTCATGGCTTTAATTTGTTAACTAAATTGTACCTTTGAAATAAATAcgaagatttttaaatgattttagtaACTTTCAATGATGTTAAGGTCAGGTCAGCTTACATTTGAAGctcttcatttataattttttaaagccataGACCATTTACAATTCTGCAGCATTTTTTAATCTCCAGATATTAGAGCTTGAAATGGAGTTTGGTGGGGCCTAATGAGTCTTTTCTTGCATATATCTTGGATGTGGTTGGTATCCAGTAAAGTGAAGAATAAACTGATAAATGATCCTTGTTTGGTGGACACTTCGGAGCAGGATGTTCCTTGGCAGGGTATGCTGACCTGGTTTAGCTTTGGCCCTGTATGTGCTCAGGAGCTCAGGTATTCTTTGGGGTTGGATTCAAGTGCATTTAAATTCTCAGGTTGACCTGTATCAAGATAGTCACAGATTTCAAAATCAGCCTGCTATTAGGATCTACTTTAAGATTACCGTCTCTTTTGTTTAATCCTCAAGTCTAGACTGTATTTGGACTAGCCTCTGAGGGTATAGCATAATGTTAATTTTGTCAATCATGTatataaaagaatttttcttattccaaagtttcttaatgttgagtttataCATTTTCATGTGTGAAGTTTACTCAATCTGAAGTGATATTGCACAACATCCTCAAGACAGTTAGCTTTAGCATGTTTATTTATATCCAGTGTTGGTCAGATTTGTGCTTGTTTACTTCTTATATTCTTGTTTACTCTTTATGTAATATTAGACATTTCTCATCAGTTCACAGTATTTCTGATTGAGGTTTGAGAGAAAAATTTTAGTAATAATTTTGAGTTCACCTTAACATGCACAGTTGAGCTGACTAAAATTGTGTTCTGTCCTAGAGGATTAAATATTGCAaggttcatttatatattttttgagattatttACAAAGTATATCAGCAATATTTTGATGTTTCTCAGGCATTTTAGCACTGATATCAATACACACCTATTACTGTACATATATGGTGATAATTTAGCTGGTAATGctttttttctaaatatctcCAAGATCTAGACGCATTTGAATATGGTAACAATGTTTTTGAAGGACTCTAAAATGGTCTATATATTGtaacataaatttttttaaatggaggtttAAATcgcataatataaaattaatcgTATTTAACAGTTCAGTGAcaatacattcacaatgttgtacaatcACCACCTCTGTCTAATTCCAAAACATTTTATCACCTCAAAAGGAAGCTTTTGTACCTATTGAGCAGTTactccccattccccctcccccagtccctggcaacccaccatgctactttctgtctctgtgaatttaacATAAAATCATTTTGAGCCATGATTGAGCACGGGTGCTGTGTATAATTGAAATTGCAAGAAAAGACTTTGTGATGTGATTGTTAGGAATCAAAAACCACCTCATTCTTTGTGTTCTTCTCTAAGTACAGTAGGCATGCTGCCAGGGATTCTTTATGGGAGAAAAGTTGGAAGTCACAGTATTTTGACGTTTTTGTTTTGATTACTCCAGAGAAGTTGTACTTAAACTCTCTGATTCATTAGGGTTGTGAGAATGAACTAAATTTTAATGTTCTCTACAATTGTGAGCAATGAATACTTAGTCTGTTGTCTGCAACttgtttgccttttgttttttcttaatatatagaATAAACTTGgaatattaataaacaagaaCTTATTTGAAGTTACAGTAGAAAATGTTTGTTAGATTGAAGGTCTTTTATCTTTACGAGTGTAACTTTATGACTTTTATTCAGCTAACATTTGAGGCTGTTTGGATTTGCTTGTTGACTAAATCTTCAAAACCTTGGTCTTGACtctatacctgctgctgctgctgctgctaagtcgcttcagtcgtgtccgactctgtgcgaccccatagacggcagcccaccagtctcccccgtccctgggattctccaggcaagaacactggagtggggtgccattgccttctccaatgcatgaaagtgaaaagtgaaagtgaagtcactcagttgtgcccggctcttggtgacctcatggactgcagcctaccaggctcctccgcccatgggattttccaggcaagagtactggagtggggtgccattgccttctccgaactctatacctgctgctactgctgctaaatagcttcagtcgtgtccgactctgtgcgacgccatagacggcagccccccaggctcccccgtccctgggattctccaggcaagaacactggagtgggttgccatttcctcctccaatgcatgaaagtgaaaagtcaaagtgaagttgctcagtcgtgtccaactcctagcgaccccgtggactgcagcctaccaggctcctccacccatgggattttccaggcaagagtactggagtggggtgccattgccttccccaactCTATACCTAATTCCCTCCAAAAGCATGGACACTGTTAAACAGAAGCAATTGGTTTGTAAATGTTTGTTGGTCGATTGAGGGAGAAAATAAACagactcttttttctttctggaataaaGTATGATAAAGTTGGACTTTTGTAAATTTAGAATTACTGCTGAATTTAAAGCTTCAATTTTGGGCTTTGAAAatactcttttattcttttccaaaattCAAAATTAGATACTTcccctaattaaatttaaattttaatgtttatggTGAGAAGTGAAATACAGATTTTATATTATCTGTTAAAGATTTATAATACTTTACAGATACAAAAGCTCTAAGCAGggaagagaaatttaaattttgatgcTAATTTCCTCTCTTTT of Bubalus bubalis isolate 160015118507 breed Murrah chromosome 5, NDDB_SH_1, whole genome shotgun sequence contains these proteins:
- the LOC123333840 gene encoding protein enabled homolog, which translates into the protein MFKEEQPLALSLSPSFVDNHILPAPGPPARSETGRADATAEEPRAAEDRPCPAAAAYCSRRRPGRGRPAPHAAAAAAAACRSLTALVRAVAPLSSESPRLSPPPGQPPLPPLPPSTLTLSQAAGPRPPPPPPAPPPAPHLLLRLLLQQGPSCWSASSSSSSSSSSSAPSLVVLVPFLFLGLRPAPETGAETRARLLLPGAGQAEGAGRAREQSSESPATNAVEGGRRRSPPGPGAHPRPEPKNWPPQRLGVPRASGQTARVWPREEILLSCPFFPAYIPNTKRSTIFREASVFKLINSITVTANVFILFVNNISHTFLNSEQRTVLFSC